From Paenibacillus sp. PL2-23:
ATACGGCGGGTATGCCATCAGCATCAGCTTGTGCCTGCCGTTCCTGCGACATGTGACGCCTTACGTCATGGGACTTAACCGGATGAAGTATACAAGGTTTGCCCTGTTCGCCTATCCCTCCGCCTTGGTATGGACATCCATCTACTTCATCATCGGTACGTTTGTCGGGGATGGGGTAGAGCACATCGCTGATCTGATCTATGAATACGGACTGTGGTTCCTTGGTATCGGATCGGCCGTAGCAGCGGGCATTGCCCTCTACAGGCTTAAGCGCCCGCGCCCCAAGAAGCCAGACGGGCAGGAGCCGTTTCAACGCTCCCTTTAGTCATGGAGTATGCAATGATGAAAGCCCGCTGCCGCGATCCTTCAGGGATGGCTGCAGCGGGCTTCTCCATGTTCCACGCTATTGCTCCAACTTCGCTTTCGCCGCCTCTACGAGCGAGTCGAACAGGTCATCATTATCCTCCAGCTCATCCTCCAGCGCCAGCAGCTGCTCTTCCTTGCCAGACTCGTGCAGGAAAAACAAGCCGTAGCCCCACTCCTTGCCTTTTTTGCTGTGCAGCGTAATCTCATATTGATTGTCGTGGCCCTCGACCCCGAACTGCACCTTGCCAACATAACCGTCTTCCTTGCTGTAGGTCATAGACGCATCCATAATGTCAATCCTCAAGCCAATTCCCTCCGCATCCATTATCACAGGCTTTGCCGCGTTTATCCTAAGTAGGATAGCATAGCCTATGTACCAGCGCAACAGGCTACAGCGAGCTCTTCTTGGAGGTGCTTCGGACACGGCGATACACCAGGATGGCACCGATTACAGCGGCTGCGGCAAGGATCAACGTCCACACGCTCAAGCCCCCTTGCGTAGCTGCTATGCCGCCTGGCGGCTGTGGCGGGATGGAGCCTGCTCCAAGCTCCGTCAAATCCTGCCCTGCAGAGCTGAGTGCCGTTGTGCGGCTGCATAGGCTCACTTCGAGCGAGTCGCTTCGCTGATGGGCATACACGACATAGGCTTGACCCACCTCGAAGGCGAAGCCGCAGCTTGCCGTGCTGGCGCTGGAGATAACCGAAAGCTTGGACGCTACCTTGCCTTTCCACACCTCATCAACCTGGAACTCCCAGGTGACGGGGTCCGATGACGACCAAGCCAGCCACTTCGCGGGCTCGTCACGCCTCGTGACGGTTCCTTTGAACACCGCGTCGCTGTTCTCCTTCGCCTCCTCCACACCAGGATTCATCGCGCAGGAGCAAGCGTATGCTGCCTCCGGGCCCGCTGTAAAAGCACCTGCTCCTACAAGAAGCAGCAACCCTATGGCGATCCAACCTTTGATAGACATCACAATATTCCCCCATTCTCTCTGTAAAAAAGCTCCAGCTAGTATGAAGACGCTCGCCAAGAGCAAAAGGTTACCCTCTCCCTTCAAATTACACAAAAAACAGCGAATTCGATCACTCGAATCCGCTGTTTTCTAGAAAGTGTCCTAGCTCTCGTAGGTTCTGGCAGGCTCGGCTTCCTTGGAGCCGCCCGGCCAGAACGCGGCCTTGCCCAGAATGGCTGTAATCGCCGGAACGAGGAACGGTCTGACGATAAATGTGTCCATAAGCACGCCAATCGCGGTAATAAGGCCGAACTGAACGAGCACCTGAATCGGCAGCGAGGCCAGCACCGCAAAGGTTGCGGCCAGAATCAAGCCAGCGGACGTGATGACGCCGCCGGTCTCGGCAACGCCTTCCTTAATCGCTTGAAGCAGCGGCATGGTCTTGCGCTTCTGCCAGATGCTTGAAATCATGAAGATGTTGTAGTCCTCGCCCAGCGCGATGAGGAACACGAAGGCATAGAGCGGAATCGAGCCCTGGATCGCGTCCACGCCCATGCCATAATGAAGAATAATCCAGCCTAGCCCAATTGCAGCCACGTAAGACAGCAGTACGGTTGCGATCAAATAAACTGTGGCTACAATGGAGCGAAGATACAGCAGCAGGAGCAGAGCGATAAGAGCAATGACCACCGGAATGATGACCCGATTGTCCCGATCCGACAGCTCCTTGGCATCGTATTGGCTGGCTGTTTGCCCTCCAATCCATACATTGGCTTCCGCGTCCGCGACGCCAGCGCTAGCCAGCGAGCCAGCGGCTGCTTCGCGCAGCATTGGAATGGCAGCCATCGCCTCCTGGGAATACGGATTAATGGCGAAGATGACGCTGTATGACGTGTATGCGGGATCAACCGTGCTGGCCGTCCCCTCTGTCACCCGCTCCACATGCTGAACGCCGGACAATGCGGCTTGCAAGGCAGCGGGATCCCCTGCACCTCTTGCAACGACAGTAACAGGCGACAGATCGCCTGGCGCAAAATCATCAGCAATGACATCGAAGCCCTCACGGGAAGGCATATCTTCCGGGAAGGAGGACAGCAGGTCGTAGGTATACTTCGTCTGCGTCGCGAAGCCGGCTAGCGAGCCCAGCAGGATCAAGCAGATCAGCGCGACTGTCCAAGGACGCTTGACGACAAGCTCGCCGACCTTGGCGCCGATGCCAGGACCGGATTTTTTGGCCGGTTTGGACTTCCCCTTCTTAGCGCGGCGCTCCCGCTCCATCTCCTCTGTTCGGGGGATAAACGGGAAAAACGATGCGCGTCCAATGATAGCCATTAACGCAGGAATTAGCGTGAGACTGGCGATCATCATAATAAGGATCGATAAGCTGAACGGCACAGCAAAGCGCTCATAAGCGCCGAATTTCGCAAGCAGCAAGGCGAACAGCGACAAGACAACGGTTAGACCGCTCATCAGAATGGCGCCAGAGGAGCCCTTGAACGCATGCCCCAGCGCTTTCGTGCGATCCGATTCACGCGTCAGCTCCTGACGGAATCTTGTAATGAAGAACAGGCAATAATCCGTACCGGCACCGAACAGCAGCACGGTCATAATCGCTATGGCCTGAGAGTCGACCGTAATCCAGCCTTCACCGGCCATCCAGCCGAGAAGCGGGCTTGTTACAAGGTATGCGAAGCCGACCCCGACAAGCGGAATAATGGCGAGAATCGGTGAACGGTAGATCAGCAGGAGCAGCACCAGAACAAGAATGACGGTTGCCAGCAGCAATACAAAATCCGCATTCTTGAACAGGGCGGTTGCATCAACCGATATTCCCACTGGGCCGCTGATCCGAACGCTCAGGTCGGCGGCGTCATCCGTCGCCACTGCGAACGGGTCGCTGCCCGCAAGCGCTGTGACCTTTCCTTGGATCCATTCCATATGTTCCTTCAGCAGCTCCGTCTCTGTGCCCTCCTCGAAGGCAATCGGCAGCACGAGGGTGGCGCCGTCCTCCGAGGCGAATTGCGCGAGCGCAGGCGGCGGCATCTGATGAAGGGGAATCAGCTCTCCCTGTCCTTCGAGCGGCTGAGCCGTCAGCTCGGCCGTCAGCTTCTGCATAACCTCATAATCAGCCTGCGTCAGTCCGCTCTCCCGATGCCAAACGACGAGCGCTGGAACGCCGGAAGAGCTGGGGAAATATTCGTTAATCATCGCGTCGGCAACAACGGACGGGCTGTCCGGCTCTAGATTCGGCGCGTTATTTTTTTCTTTTTCCCCTACGGCGGGAAGTGTGATGGTCAATAGGACCGCGGCTGCGATCCAGACGAGGACAGTCACCCATTTTGATAGTTTACCCGCAAATAGTCGACCAGCTTTTTCTAACACTTGCGATTCCTCCGTTTCCATTCAAGGTACATTTCGATTAAAATAGATAGTGACCGCTATTTAATTATATATACCGGAAGGTTAATTATTCAATCCTTAATTTTGAAAACTTTTTGAATGGAGGTTTTGCGTTGACTAAGCACCATGATCAACCAAAGCGCAGACCTGGCAGACCAAAAGCGACAGGCCCGTCCCAGACAATGGTTCAAATATTGAGAACCGCATCCTTCCTCTTCATGGAGCAAGGCTTCGAGAAGGTGTCGCTTGAGAACGTCGCGCAAGCCTGCGGTGTGACCAAAGCGAGCGTCTATTATTATTTCAGCAATAAAGCCGCTCTGTTCACGGAGGCGCTCCTGTTCGTCCTGAAGATTGCGCATGACCAGACCGCCTTGATCGTGAACGGCTCCGGCCCTCTGCGCGACCGTCTCCTGGAGGTAGCGAAGCGGCATATGGGCAACGCCCATATCGACTTCGAAACGATGATGCGCGAGGCGAGCACAGAGCTGTCGGAGGAGCAGGCGGCGCGCATCCGCGATGGCGAACAGGCGCTGCACCGGCTGCTTGCGGAGGTGTTCCAGAGGGCTATGGACGAAGGCGAGATCACACCCTTCGATCCCATGCTGCTGTCTCATATTTTTACCGCGATGCTTACGGTTCGCAATCGCAAGGAGATTGTGAACGATTTGCAAACTGTGGGACAAACCGCCGAGGAAATCGTACAATTGCTATGGAGAGGCATTGAGCCTCGATAGAAGCATGTTGATGGAGGAGGTTGTCCCGTTGCTTAGAACGGCTATTGGTAGGCTTCGCGTCATTGGCTGGCTGGAAGGCATGTCGTTCCTTATTCTGCTGCTGATCGCGATGCCGCTTAAGTATTGGGCTGGCATCCCGCAGGCGGTCTCTGTTGTCGGCGCCTTGCACGGCCTTTTGTTTGTCCTATATCTTCTGGCTGTCCTGCACGTTACGTTCGCTCATCGCTGGTCGTTCCTCAAATTCACTCTCGCCTGCGCGGCGTCCGTCCTGCCCTTCGGGCCGTTCGTGGTCGACCGCAAGCTGCTGCGCGACTAGCCTTGGCGATCCAACTACAAAGAAGCATCCCAGCCTCCTTCCGAGGCCTTAAGGGATGCTTTTTGCTTTTTGTTCCTCCTGATGAGGACAAATACCTTCATCGGAGCTTGGCGGGTGAACCGCTAGTCCGCGGCTTCCTCTGCCCACTTCGCAAGCAGCGGCGTCCGCTCCCCGCGGTATAGCAGCTTCAGCTTATGAAGCGCTCTCGTGCAGCCGACATATAACAGCTTCGCGTCAATCTCGCTGTATTTGTCTGCTCCCCCATCTGCAATCAGCACAGCATCAAACTCCAGCCCCTTGGACAAATAGACGGGCACAACCGTCAAGCCTCCGCCATATGCGGGCTGCTTGCTCTGCACAAGCGAGACCGCTTCGCCCTGATCCAGCAAATAACGATAGATCTCTTCGCATTCCCTGGCCGTGCGCCCGATGACGGATATGGTGTCATAGCTGCCGGCTTTGTGCCATTCCCTGACGGTCTCTCCGATTGCGGACAACCACCCCTCATCATCCGTCTGAACGGCGGTCGCGGGATCGCCGCTACGGAAGACGGGTACTGCCGGCTTCACGCCGCCAGTCATTCCGCCTAATAGATAGTTCGCGAACTGGATAATTTCCATGGTGGACCGATAGCTTCGATTCAGCTCGAAGAAGGCTGTATCATCCTCCGCGAACAGCTCCATCAGCTCATGCCACCGACCGATGCCCGCATAGGCGTGAATGCCCTGCTGCAGATCGCCAAGCACCGTCATGGATGGCGTCCTCTGGCAGAGGCGAAGCGCCTCCAGCTGGAAGGGCGAATAATCCTGCGCTTCGTCAATGACGATATGGTCGAACGGAGAGGTCCTTAGGCCGTACAGCTTCAGCTGAATGTAAGCGAGGGGCGCTAAATCCTCAGCGGCCGCCGATCCCGCCAGTAATCTGTCCGATGTGGCTTTGGCTAGCGGCTTCGGAACGCCTTCCAACGCCGTCTTGCCCTTGAACAAGGAAGCATACAGCTGGAGCGCTGTGAAGGACGGTATTTTTTTGACAAAGGAATTCAGCTTCGCAAGCGCGGCCGACCGCTTCTTCTTATCCGCGACGCCTCGGTGCTTCAGCTCCGACTCCAGCCAACGCTTTATCCGGCTCACCAGGCGATCTCGCTTCACCATGACCGTCTCATCGCCATAATCCGTCTCATACCATTCCTTCATCATGGCCGGCGTCAGCGTGAAGCCATCCAGCGGGACAAATGCCGTCTCCGGCACGATACGCTCCTCAAGCGCAATCAAGCGCTCGTCAATAGCGGCTTTGAAGGCAAGGCTGCCCTTCCATCTGCCCGATGAGGCTTCGATGTCCGCCAGCGTGCGAGGCTCCTCGAACCAATAGGCCATCGTCTCGGAGGGATCAGCCAGTGTGACGGCATGCTCCAGCAGCCCAAGCGCCCAATCGGCGAAGGTTGTCTGGCCAATGTCGCCCACACCCAGCTCCGGCAATACGCCGGATATGTAATCCAGGAACATCCGGTTTGGAGCGAATATCATCATACGCTCGGCGCGTATGCGGCCCTCATATTGATACAGGAGGAACGCGAGACGATGAAGCGCAACAGTCGTTTTACCGCTGCCGGCTACCCCTTGGATAAATAAAGCTTTGCTGCGGTCCGCCCGGATAATCCGGTCCTGCTCGCCTTGGATGGTCGAGACGATGTCGCGAAGCTTGTTGTCTTTATTTTCGCCCAGCCGGTAGAGCAGGAACTCGTCGGACACGCCGCCTTCCTCTTGACCCCGCACATAGCTGTCGACCAGCCTCACAATTTCGCCGCTGCGGATCATGAAGTTGCGCTTCAGATGCACATGGCCCCATACGTCGCCATCCGGCGAGGTATAGCCCGCCAGCTCCTCGCCGCCGGTGAAGGAATAGAACATGCTGGCGACAGGCGCGCGCCAATCGACGACCAGGAGCTCGTTGCTGCCGTTGCGGGCTACGCCGGCTTTGCCGATATACAGCGGCTTCGGCTCGGCATGCTGATCCCCGCTGCCATCCTCAGGCGTCTCCTGGAAATCCAGTCGGCCGAAATACGGCTCCTTCCTGGCGACCTCCAGCCGGCCCTTCCGTTCCTCGCGCTGCAGATCGAGCATCTGCTCCGTGAAATCCTGCCCCGTGTAGCGGGGACCGATGCTTCGGAGCTGCGCCTCGATATCCCGGAGCGCTTCTTCCAGACGCTCCTGCTCTTCCTGTTGTATCGTTTTTTCCATGACCGTTCCCTCCCAACTGTAAAGAGCCGAGCCCTTCCCGGACTCAGCTATGTGAACAAATGCGGTACTTACAGCGGCATCGCGCGTCAGGCTTTCCTCTTCATTAGTCGTTCATCGTCCATATGGCCGTAATCGCGATAATCGCCGTGATATTCATGGCGACGAGATAAGGAATACCCTTTGTAAAATTCCGATGCTGCGTCTTGTGCCGCCACAGCTTCATGCCATACCAGACGCCGATAGCGCCCCCCACAGCTCCCAGCACAAAAAATCTCCGCTCCGGCACTCTTCTTCTTTTCCGCTTGGCGGCTCGTTTGTCGAGTCCCATCAGCATCAGCGTATACAAATTGATAACTGCCAGATAGGCGTAAATCCCGTAAAGCACCGACATATCGAATCCCTCCTCAGTCCCTCCGCCTATGAGCGGGGTCTAGGCTTCGCGCGGTTCGTTGCGGTCGCCTCGTATGGATTGTCCGGCCAATAATGCTTCGGATAACGGCCTTTCAGATCCTTCTTCACCTCGAAATACGTATGCTCCCAGAAGCTGGCGAGGTCCTGCGTCACCTGCACAGGGCGCTGCGAAGGCGATAGGAGATGAAGAGTAACGGGCAGCCGTCCTCGCGCCAGCCTCGGGGTTTCCTTCAGCCCGAACAATTCCTGCAGCCGAACCGCGAGCACAGGGGAAGCGGGATTGCTGTAATCCACTGGAATGCGGGAGCCGCTAGGCACTTGAATATGCGTAGGCACCTCCACATCCAAATCCTGAGTCTGCTTCCAGCTCATCATCCCGGCAAAAATCTGGCCCATAGACAGCCTGCTCAGCTCGCTTAAGCTGCGAATGCCGAATATATGCGGCTTCAACCATTGCTCCAGCGTGTCCATCAGCGCCTGCTCCGATACATCGGGCCAATCGTCGTTCCCGCTAAGGCGCATGAGGCGCATCCGCGACAGCAGCATAGAGGCGCCCTTGCTGATGGGCAGCGCCCCCCAGCCCTTCTGCCTAATGCCGAAGAGCAGCTTATCCGCTACTTGCTCCGGATCTGGACGCTCCAGGGGGCTTTCGCTTAGAATCAGCGCGCCCAGACGCAGTCGTCGACGAGCGCGGACAGCCCCTGCGCCGCCGTCCCATTCCACCGCTTCCTCGCGGGTCAGATAGGCTGACAAAGCATATTCAAGCTCCTGCTGCTCCAGCGCCGCCGCCAGTCGAATCCGCCCCTCGGAGCCCCCGTCGTCCAGCTCGCAGACCACCAGATACGGGAAGCGGGACAACGGCTGCAGCTCAGGGAGAACGGCGCCTCTGCCGCTGGCCAGCACATATCTGCCGTCCGCCCTGCGCTGGGCGACACGATCCGGGTAGGCAACCGCCAGCATGGCGCCGATAGACCTCTCTTCAGCGGAGGCTGAGCGTTTCGTCTCCGCATCGCCGCCGGTCATACCCTCCAGCAGACGCCGCCACTGCTCAGCCTGCGCTTGCACCCGCGTAATAGAAGCAGCGTCTCCGGCATTGCCCCTTCGCAGCGCCTCCAGACGCAGGGACATATCCACATTGCGCTCCGCCCCAAGAATATCTCTGTCGCTGAGCAGCGCAGCCAGCTCGCACGTTAGCCTCAGCGTCTCGCGTTGGTGCGAGAACGCGGCCAGCATCGCGCCAAGCCGAGGGTGAATGCCGAGCCTAGCGATACGAACGCCCAGCTCCGTCGCTTTGCCGTCCTCGTCGATCGCGAGGAGCTGGCGAAGAAGCGCCAGCGCGCTGTCATAAGCGGCTTTGGGCGGCGGTGTCATCCACTCCAGCTCCGACGGATCGCGCACACCCCATATGGCCAGCTCCAGCGCAAGTGGAGCCAAATCCGCATCCTCTATCTCTGGCCGGCCTTGCTCAGGAAGATGCCGATGCTCCGCTTCGGTCCACAGCCGATAGCAGACGCCAGGAGCCAGCCGTCCCGCACGCCCTCGCCGCTGATCCGCCGATGCCTGCGATACGGGCACCGTCTCCAGCCGGCTAAGCCCCGTGCGCGGGGAGAAGCGCGGCACCCTCATTAAGCCGCTGTCAACGACAATACGAACGCCCTGCACCGTTAAGCTGGACTCCGCGATCGAGGTAGCCAGCACAACCTTGCGCTCCCCCGTCTGGCAGGGCGCAATAGCCGCCGACTGCGCTTCCAGCGGCAGGCTGCCGTGAAGCTCGGCAATCCGTACGCCTTGCGGCAGACCCGACTGCGTCAGCCATCTCGCCGTTCTTCGAATTTCGCCGATACCAGGCAGGAACACCAGCGCATCGCCCTCCTCGTTCCGGAGCGCCTGAAGCACAGTCTGGCCGACCGCCGCCTCCAACGGAGCGCTGTTTCGCACCTGCGCGAAGACAGTAGTCACGGGGAATGTCCGTCCGCTGCAATGAATGACTGGCGCTTGACCCAGCCGCTCCGCCACAGGCGCGGCGTCCAGTGTTGCCGACATGACGACAATGCGCAGGTCATCCCGAAGCAGCGCTTGTGCCTGCAGGCACAGGGCAAGACCCAGATCGCCGTGCAGATGACGCTCGTGAAATTCGTCGAACAGCACAGCGGCGACGCCCTCCAGCGCAGGATCGGCTTGGAGCATGCGTGTCAGAATGCCCTCCGTCACGACCTCAATGACGGTTCGCGGACCGACCTTCGCGTCCATTCGGACGCGGTAGCCGACTCGCTCGCCAACCTTCTCTCCCAGCTCGGCGGCCATATAAGCGGCTGCGGATCTCGCAGCAAGCCGTCTGGGCTCCAGCATGATGATTTTCCCTTTGCCGCCGATCCCATTCTGCTTCAGCAAGGCCAGCGGCACTCTCGTCGTTTTGCCCGCGCCGGGCTCCGCAACCAGCACCGCGTTGCCGCCCAGGGCAAGCGCGTCCATCAGCTCTGGCAGGACATCGTCAATGGGCAGT
This genomic window contains:
- a CDS encoding ATP-binding domain-containing protein → MEKTIQQEEQERLEEALRDIEAQLRSIGPRYTGQDFTEQMLDLQREERKGRLEVARKEPYFGRLDFQETPEDGSGDQHAEPKPLYIGKAGVARNGSNELLVVDWRAPVASMFYSFTGGEELAGYTSPDGDVWGHVHLKRNFMIRSGEIVRLVDSYVRGQEEGGVSDEFLLYRLGENKDNKLRDIVSTIQGEQDRIIRADRSKALFIQGVAGSGKTTVALHRLAFLLYQYEGRIRAERMMIFAPNRMFLDYISGVLPELGVGDIGQTTFADWALGLLEHAVTLADPSETMAYWFEEPRTLADIEASSGRWKGSLAFKAAIDERLIALEERIVPETAFVPLDGFTLTPAMMKEWYETDYGDETVMVKRDRLVSRIKRWLESELKHRGVADKKKRSAALAKLNSFVKKIPSFTALQLYASLFKGKTALEGVPKPLAKATSDRLLAGSAAAEDLAPLAYIQLKLYGLRTSPFDHIVIDEAQDYSPFQLEALRLCQRTPSMTVLGDLQQGIHAYAGIGRWHELMELFAEDDTAFFELNRSYRSTMEIIQFANYLLGGMTGGVKPAVPVFRSGDPATAVQTDDEGWLSAIGETVREWHKAGSYDTISVIGRTARECEEIYRYLLDQGEAVSLVQSKQPAYGGGLTVVPVYLSKGLEFDAVLIADGGADKYSEIDAKLLYVGCTRALHKLKLLYRGERTPLLAKWAEEAAD
- a CDS encoding TetR/AcrR family transcriptional regulator; protein product: MTKHHDQPKRRPGRPKATGPSQTMVQILRTASFLFMEQGFEKVSLENVAQACGVTKASVYYYFSNKAALFTEALLFVLKIAHDQTALIVNGSGPLRDRLLEVAKRHMGNAHIDFETMMREASTELSEEQAARIRDGEQALHRLLAEVFQRAMDEGEITPFDPMLLSHIFTAMLTVRNRKEIVNDLQTVGQTAEEIVQLLWRGIEPR
- the hrpB gene encoding ATP-dependent helicase HrpB yields the protein MKQLPIDDVLPELMDALALGGNAVLVAEPGAGKTTRVPLALLKQNGIGGKGKIIMLEPRRLAARSAAAYMAAELGEKVGERVGYRVRMDAKVGPRTVIEVVTEGILTRMLQADPALEGVAAVLFDEFHERHLHGDLGLALCLQAQALLRDDLRIVVMSATLDAAPVAERLGQAPVIHCSGRTFPVTTVFAQVRNSAPLEAAVGQTVLQALRNEEGDALVFLPGIGEIRRTARWLTQSGLPQGVRIAELHGSLPLEAQSAAIAPCQTGERKVVLATSIAESSLTVQGVRIVVDSGLMRVPRFSPRTGLSRLETVPVSQASADQRRGRAGRLAPGVCYRLWTEAEHRHLPEQGRPEIEDADLAPLALELAIWGVRDPSELEWMTPPPKAAYDSALALLRQLLAIDEDGKATELGVRIARLGIHPRLGAMLAAFSHQRETLRLTCELAALLSDRDILGAERNVDMSLRLEALRRGNAGDAASITRVQAQAEQWRRLLEGMTGGDAETKRSASAEERSIGAMLAVAYPDRVAQRRADGRYVLASGRGAVLPELQPLSRFPYLVVCELDDGGSEGRIRLAAALEQQELEYALSAYLTREEAVEWDGGAGAVRARRRLRLGALILSESPLERPDPEQVADKLLFGIRQKGWGALPISKGASMLLSRMRLMRLSGNDDWPDVSEQALMDTLEQWLKPHIFGIRSLSELSRLSMGQIFAGMMSWKQTQDLDVEVPTHIQVPSGSRIPVDYSNPASPVLAVRLQELFGLKETPRLARGRLPVTLHLLSPSQRPVQVTQDLASFWEHTYFEVKKDLKGRYPKHYWPDNPYEATATNRAKPRPRS
- a CDS encoding MMPL family transporter — encoded protein: METEESQVLEKAGRLFAGKLSKWVTVLVWIAAAVLLTITLPAVGEKEKNNAPNLEPDSPSVVADAMINEYFPSSSGVPALVVWHRESGLTQADYEVMQKLTAELTAQPLEGQGELIPLHQMPPPALAQFASEDGATLVLPIAFEEGTETELLKEHMEWIQGKVTALAGSDPFAVATDDAADLSVRISGPVGISVDATALFKNADFVLLLATVILVLVLLLLIYRSPILAIIPLVGVGFAYLVTSPLLGWMAGEGWITVDSQAIAIMTVLLFGAGTDYCLFFITRFRQELTRESDRTKALGHAFKGSSGAILMSGLTVVLSLFALLLAKFGAYERFAVPFSLSILIMMIASLTLIPALMAIIGRASFFPFIPRTEEMERERRAKKGKSKPAKKSGPGIGAKVGELVVKRPWTVALICLILLGSLAGFATQTKYTYDLLSSFPEDMPSREGFDVIADDFAPGDLSPVTVVARGAGDPAALQAALSGVQHVERVTEGTASTVDPAYTSYSVIFAINPYSQEAMAAIPMLREAAAGSLASAGVADAEANVWIGGQTASQYDAKELSDRDNRVIIPVVIALIALLLLLYLRSIVATVYLIATVLLSYVAAIGLGWIILHYGMGVDAIQGSIPLYAFVFLIALGEDYNIFMISSIWQKRKTMPLLQAIKEGVAETGGVITSAGLILAATFAVLASLPIQVLVQFGLITAIGVLMDTFIVRPFLVPAITAILGKAAFWPGGSKEAEPARTYES
- a CDS encoding DUF3817 domain-containing protein, which translates into the protein MLRTAIGRLRVIGWLEGMSFLILLLIAMPLKYWAGIPQAVSVVGALHGLLFVLYLLAVLHVTFAHRWSFLKFTLACAASVLPFGPFVVDRKLLRD
- a CDS encoding DUF1294 domain-containing protein, with the protein product MSVLYGIYAYLAVINLYTLMLMGLDKRAAKRKRRRVPERRFFVLGAVGGAIGVWYGMKLWRHKTQHRNFTKGIPYLVAMNITAIIAITAIWTMND
- a CDS encoding DedA family protein, encoding MDFIEQVGYAALFLVLCLGLIGLPIPNEAVVMTGGALSAAGTLSPAPAFIMTFLGICSAMTFGYSIGRFAGAKLSTWFQSKKNVARFLLRSEELSQQYGGYAISISLCLPFLRHVTPYVMGLNRMKYTRFALFAYPSALVWTSIYFIIGTFVGDGVEHIADLIYEYGLWFLGIGSAVAAGIALYRLKRPRPKKPDGQEPFQRSL